A window of Streptomyces sp. SAI-127 contains these coding sequences:
- a CDS encoding dodecin, giving the protein MTNHTYRVTEIVGTSPDGVDQAVRNGITRASQTLRNLDWFEVTQVRGQIEDGQIQHWQVGLKVGFRLDESD; this is encoded by the coding sequence ATGACGAACCACACCTACCGGGTGACCGAGATCGTCGGCACCTCGCCGGACGGCGTCGACCAGGCGGTCCGCAACGGCATCACCCGTGCCTCGCAGACCCTCCGCAACCTCGACTGGTTCGAGGTGACCCAGGTGCGGGGCCAGATCGAGGACGGGCAGATCCAGCACTGGCAGGTGGGGCTGAAGGTCGGCTTCCGCCTGGACGAGTCCGACTGA
- a CDS encoding HAD family acid phosphatase, with amino-acid sequence MTDSSKRPLAVFDLDNTLADTAHRQRFLERRPRDWDAFFAAAPDDPPIPEGIALVLERAEECEILYLTGRPERCRRDTLAWLGAQGLPEGHVYMRRNDDRRPARRTKLEILKQLARTREIRVLVDDDELVCEDAERAGFTVVRARWTAPSAALEVAQEREGRT; translated from the coding sequence GTGACCGACAGCAGCAAGCGCCCGCTCGCCGTGTTCGACCTGGACAACACCCTGGCCGACACGGCCCACCGGCAGCGCTTCCTGGAGCGCAGGCCGCGCGACTGGGACGCCTTCTTCGCGGCCGCGCCCGACGACCCGCCGATCCCGGAGGGCATCGCGCTGGTGCTGGAGCGCGCCGAGGAGTGCGAGATCCTCTACCTCACCGGGCGGCCCGAGCGCTGCCGGCGCGACACGCTCGCCTGGCTCGGCGCACAGGGGCTCCCCGAGGGGCACGTGTACATGCGGCGCAACGACGACCGGCGGCCCGCCCGGCGCACCAAGCTGGAGATCCTGAAGCAGCTCGCCCGCACCCGCGAGATCCGGGTCCTGGTGGACGACGACGAGTTGGTCTGCGAGGACGCCGAACGGGCCGGATTCACCGTCGTACGGGCACGCTGGACCGCCCCTTCCGCGGCGCTGGAGGTGGCGCAGGAGCGGGAGGGGCGGACCTGA